Below is a genomic region from Dehalococcoidales bacterium.
ACCGACCCGGAGGCGCGGCTGGCGAGGAAAGGGGCGGGTAAGGAAGCCAGGTTATGCTTCGCCGGTCATGTACTTATGGAGAATCGTACGGGCCTGGTGGTGGATGTGGTGGTCAGCCGGGCAACGGGGACTGCGGAGCGGGAAACTGCACTTGATATGCTGGAAAAGGTGCCCGGGTCTCAACGGATTACGGTGGGGGCGGACAAGGGCTACGATACACGGAACTTCGTTACGACCTGCCGGGAAATGAACGTCACACCTCATGTGGCCCGGCGAAAGTGGTCGACTGTGGATAAACGCACTACCCGGCATGTCGGATATCAGGTGAGCCAGAGGATACGTAAGCGCATTGAAGAGATCTTTGGCTGGATCAAGACGGTAGGAGGCGGTCGCAAGCTCCGGCACAAAGGGGTAGAGCGCAATCAGCTCTGGGCAGAGTTGGCGACGGCAGCTTACAACCTTATCCGTATGGCTAAACTGTCGGCAGTCGACGCTATTTAAGCGTCATAATTGCCCGCTCAACCGAAAGTGGCTTGAAAAGCGGGCTGGTGTCCAGAGGAAAGGGTGCGAAAATCATCCTAAACCTTCCCAAGGAACATCACCAACGGTAATTTGCCCGTTAAAAACGGCAATCAATCCCTTTTTCAGCACCCTGCTAGAGCTCTATGGCGATACGGTTCCGCTAGAAGGTAAGCATGCTTGGGAGCAAGTTTATGAAGTAGCTAAAAAGAAGCTACACCAATACAAAGAACACGCTCCAAATATTCTGGTTATTGAGAGCAGCAGCTCTAGTATTGAAGATACAGAAATACCTACAGCAATCAATATGATTGACGAGGACGTTCGTTCCGGCAAATCTCCAGTATTGACCAAGCTAAATGGCATTTTGTTGGCGTTAGATTGGTCTAATATCTCTCGACAATAGCGAAAAGTATTCTTTTACCCAACAAGTAAGCCTGCTGTTTCGCTTAGTCGGGAGCTTTCCGGTTTGCTTGATGAGATTCGCCTTGGCTAGCTGGTATTCTATAGCAGATTGATAATCACAGGGGAGTCTAAGAAAGGGCCGACAGGCCCCCTCTTTCTTATCTTCCCCTGAAGAATCAGGGATTCTTCCCAGGACAAAGGGGGTGAGGTTACTTTAATC
It encodes:
- a CDS encoding IS5 family transposase, with the translated sequence TDPEARLARKGAGKEARLCFAGHVLMENRTGLVVDVVVSRATGTAERETALDMLEKVPGSQRITVGADKGYDTRNFVTTCREMNVTPHVARRKWSTVDKRTTRHVGYQVSQRIRKRIEEIFGWIKTVGGGRKLRHKGVERNQLWAELATAAYNLIRMAKLSAVDAI